The window ttaatcatgatccatgaaaaaagatcatttatatttaaactatctaaactggggtatttttttatataatcagtgatatctcttctgaggttattgtaaatagggcattccagaagaaaatgcatttcattttcaatacaatttgtattacaatataaacatatcctctcatgtcgaggtaatatttcatatttaccacatacattggtaattcgttcatgtctgccagtttctattcttaaacagtgactgctaagtctgtattttgttaacaaatgtgtttgtgggtgctttaaatctaaataattttcatagtcaaatgaccttttgaatgaaaaataagtgtccaatttgccttgattctgtaaataaaaatctctcattttctcccaatcattttgaaaatttaatttgagctgttttttcaataagtttttaaatttattttttcctagatttttacatatatttaggtcaatacccaatttttcactgtagaaaatgatattagagagcCATGAATTATTGGAACTAGTTTGACCTttactttctatcatttttaactcagcataagcatttttcaataaatcagatggagaattctctagtctataccaatacataaacatatgtgttagcaaatttatataaagaggATATCTACCCAGTTCAGACAGGACTGCTACATTTGTGCACATCTTTGTAACACCAATAAtatacttacaaaattttaaatttagcttctcaaactcccaatctttaaatatgtcataaagGGACAAATTTTTCCTTTTAGAAGTAATGTTAATAACACCCCAATTTTCATACTATAGCTatagtatgatttttttaattttaatgccaaattagagttttgaccccaatttcacggtccactgaacagagaaatgatagtgcgaatggtGCATCCATGAACTGTTTACACATTCTTTTTATTAGTAATTTATCAATTTCATGCCATGCATAAAGTCATAAATACCAATTTTTAAAGTGTTATGAATGATTGTGAGCTGCTCAACCATGTCTACATATAtgacatattttctattttaacaaaGGGCACatcaaattaaatcaaaactTAATGCTcaattgtttcattttattttcagcattttgtaGATGGAGTGCCATCAGAGCGCTATCCGGACCCCATGCCTGCCCTATCACATGAAAAAATAACACCTTGTAGAAAAAGTCCAACTCAGAGAGCTTATACTACACATACATTCAGTGCACCAACCTGTAAGAAAAGGCTGATCGACACAGATATGTCATGTACATTGTAAGTAGAAAAAAAGTAACAATATCTCTTAAAAACAATATCTGATAGTCAAAATTCACTTctaatatatatgtttgcatattttatatatttacaccATATCGACTCATTAAACATTGGTAATATTCATTACCCCACACTTTATTTAATGCACATCAATTTTGAGGgtataaaattcaattgaaattgACAATAATCTCATCAAATCATATGTGAAAAGGGGTGGGGAAGAAAGAACCTCTAGATCTTGGAACATAATATTGGTACACCCCTAATCATAGTCTGCTATGAAAGATTTATATTCATAgtgaaagtacatgtataatcataATAAATTTTTTAATGCCCCTGCCACTAGGCAAAGGGGTCATAAAGTGATAATCTTGTCAATCTGTCCATATATAATATACATCCcaaaattgttttgattttctaaaaagtttgcctcaaccaaatgttatgaaacttatgcacaatgcttattactgtggattcattattattcttgggatactaattttcgtgggtacaattaacatgaatttaaatattcaaggaAGAACAAATTAACTTAAGGCTTATATACAGACTTTGGCAAGTTTGATTTTGGGTTTTATGCAGATTTTATAGTTCTTCATTTCTTTTAAGAACTCAAGGTGAATTGGTACAAGGACCTTTAGATTCATTGGCAGAAAATAATATTGATGTGTCAGATGTAGAAAACATAGATCCAATTGAAGATAAAACTTTCTATGGTAAGAAtttaataataatacatgtatgacatacatataaaaaagatgaattggtgtaattgccaatgagacaactcttcacaagagaccaaatgacacagaaatgaacaactattagtcaccatacagtcttcaacaatgagcaaagcccataccacatagtcagctcaaaaagaccccgaaatgacaaatgtaaaacaattcaagaaaaactaacggcctaattaatgtacaaatccatgaacgaaaaaaaaatgtaacacagcaacaaaaacAACCACgtaattacaggcttctgacttgggacaggcacatacatacataatgtaaatgtggcgggatcccaaccctcccctaatatttaaagggagataattgaacttACAAATACGTAGTTTAAAATTGCAATTTGACCACAGGTGATATAACAGCAACTTCTCAATGTTACAActtacaagggagataattgattatgtaaaatgaaatgtaatgtaattataattGAGGAGGGGTTCATTCAGCAATTTACCCTTATTTTATGGGAAAGCATGGATAAATGCAGGGTATCCAATTACATTTGACAACATTCTggtgtaaatttatttattaaatcacTTTTTCATGTATGGCTTGAAATGttgtatataaaattttgacagtttATCAATTAAGGCTTTCATGGTGATTTCATGAGGGTAGATTCTTTCTATGCCAATGTCCTGTTTTGTATATGTAACAAAGTCACAAAAAGGTGCACCCGTGGTTAAAAGTTGTCCTTGCACTTGAAACCAGTGTTTATGATCCTGAATTAATGTGAAAGAATCACCACTGGCATTTGGCTTCAAAAAGAAATCAGCTCTTTCATCACACGCTTCCTCTAATGTCATATTCCTTACTGAATATGGGCATTTAATTTCGACAATTCCAGTTTCAGTTTTGTCACATACGACTGCATCTGGGGTTGAACCAATAAAAGGAAGATCTGGTTGAACAACAAGTCCTATATCATGAATATGATTTCCTGGTTGTTTAATATACATTTGCTTAGCAATAGTTTTATTTGATGTTCCATATGAGGTTGCTAGTGATGTAAATTGTTttctttgaaaagtatttttcaaaaatttatcattAATGTCTTTCTTTCTTAACATTACAGCACCAAAGTTTGAAGCTGTAATGCGGTTTTCTCTATGTTGAAACCATGCTGTTGAATTTGACTGTTTTCTTGTTTCCTTTTCTATAGTAATGGCTTCTGTTTTGGTGATAATTGAAGCAATCCATTCAGTCTTCATTTGGTCCATTGCTGACATATCTATGCATTGCGGTAGTGGTTTTGGAAACACAATATCCCCACATATGTCGGAATTTTCCTCTCTTGGTTGGAATATCGGTGTCATTAATGGTTTCTGCAATGTAATATTAATAAGGATAATTCAATATTGTTGATAATACATAGCACATTTTAAATCATTACAATACATatgaataattcttatatgatttacaAGTACTTCAATCTGATTGATCCATTAGAGTATACCCTGTCAAAAAGTTGAATATTACGGTAAATATCTGAAATACATTTTACTGCaaacatatttttacaatatttaaattgaaaatatgagtggtttttttttgttttttttacaggtGTAGAACCTCTGGACATGTTAGCTATGGCTGCAGAAAACAAAGCACTGACTGAAAACTATGCCAAACTTGTGCTAGAAAATGTAAATTTGCAGCAGCAACTTTCaagttgtataaaaaagaaaaaagaaaaaagtattaTATCAGAAAAATCCTTTGGTTGTGAAAAGTTAAATAGTAAAGAGTACCAGTACTACACAGGATTTTCCAAAGATAGGTTtgaagaaatattaaaatttcttgtGCCTAGAGAGGGAGAGGACATTATAAAATGGACAAAAGCTATAAGTGGATCTAAGCAGTTAAGTACCAAAGACCAACTGCTTTTGGTGATGATCAAATTGAGAcaaaactttgacttttcacacattgcaaatttattcaatttatcaaCACAGGATTGCAGTGTCATATTTTTGAACTGGATAAATTATATGTTTCACAGACTAGGTTCACTTGTCATTTGGCCACATAGAGATCACATCATTGAACATATGCCACCAACTTTTAAACAGGACTTCCCAAATAGTTTGGTCATTATTGATGGCACAGAAGTTAAAATTCAGAAACCCAGTTCATTACATCGTCAAAGTCAGTGTTATTCTGATTACAAATCAAGCACAACATTAAAAGGTCTTGTGGGTGTTGACCCAAGAGGATCAATAATCTTTTCATCAATGTTATTTGCTGGTTCAATATCTGACAAGGAAATCACCAAGGAGAGTGGATTTTATCGCTTACTGAAGGATTTAATCAGTAGTGGAAAAGTGAATGTAGGGGATAGAGTAATGGCAGACAAAGGTTTTACGATTGAAAAAGAATTGAAAGAAATTGGTCTGCAACTTAATATACCACCTTTTGCTTCAAGTGGATCGCAGATGAAATCTGCAGATGTAAACGAGACAATCAAAATAGCTAAACACCGTGTTCATGTTGAGAGGGCCATTGCAcgtgtgaaacaatttaaaattttatctggAAGGATAAATCTATCTTTATTTAGTTCAGTTAATCAAATTTGGCTTACATGTTGCTTATTAACAAATTTCATACCATTCTTGATCCaagataaacaatgataaaagtaattaaaaagaaattcctgaacatttttattcattttatttaattctttattcAATGTAAATACTATAGAGCATGAAAACAGACATACcagataaatttaaaatttgaacataaatgaaccatgaaaatgacacTGACTAGACAGATATTTACACTAACAATCAATTCATATATAGACTGCAGAAAGTCACCTATTCCTTTAAAGATATCTAAAAAAACGGaccaaacaagattttttttttcatttaccaatgaaccatcaaaatgaggtcaGTGTAGGATGATTAATGCCTGACGGTCATTCACACATTTCAAccatttccatatatatatacacaaattataaCTGAAACAATGGTCATAATGTTTGAAAAATACAccgaatacacaaaaaaataatttggcacAATGAACTTTGAAAAAGTGATGACACCTCACATTTGGACATGTATGCACAACCATTCCATTCTCCAAATATGCATATAGTTGCCCCATTATATTGAAAATGGACTTGTGTTTCACTGgtcattttggagccctttattgcttgctgttaGGTGAAACATGAAAACAGAAGTCACAGGCATGACAAACATAAATAAGTTATTGCCAAGAGCATGAAAGCTTGAAcactttttcatatcattttatttttattttatttactgc of the Mytilus galloprovincialis chromosome 8, xbMytGall1.hap1.1, whole genome shotgun sequence genome contains:
- the LOC143043772 gene encoding uncharacterized protein LOC143043772, with translation MTELYLQADKDDSDAIHAIASGSETATASSGIPSTDNTNSVCDPINVTGLTASADGAYQRRAQEGVTIVCLHFVDGVPSERYPDPMPALSHEKITPCRKSPTQRAYTTHTFSAPTCKKRLIDTDMSCTLTQGELVQGPLDSLAENNIDVSDVENIDPIEDKTFYGVEPLDMLAMAAENKALTENYAKLVLENVNLQQQLSSCIKKKKEKSIISEKSFGCEKLNSKEYQYYTGFSKDRFEEILKFLVPREGEDIIKWTKAISGSKQLSTKDQLLLVMIKLRQNFDFSHIANLFNLSTQDCSVIFLNWINYMFHRLGSLVIWPHRDHIIEHMPPTFKQDFPNSLVIIDGTEVKIQKPSSLHRQSQCYSDYKSSTTLKGLVGVDPRGSIIFSSMLFAGSISDKEITKESGFYRLLKDLISSGKVNVGDRVMADKGFTIEKELKEIGLQLNIPPFASSGSQMKSADVNETIKIAKHRVHVERAIARVKQFKILSGRINLSLFSSVNQIWLTCCLLTNFIPFLIQDKQ